A region of Chelonoidis abingdonii isolate Lonesome George chromosome 8, CheloAbing_2.0, whole genome shotgun sequence DNA encodes the following proteins:
- the TM4SF18 gene encoding transmembrane 4 L6 family member 18, with product MGLQKCRGCLSCLLIPLALWSIVVNILLYFPNGKTSYATSNQLTNYVWYFEGICFSGVMMLLLAALLITLERNTFYQCCQSESCNKTYRSFISVVLALLGIAFSGYSVIISTLGLVQGPFCNTPAGWGYIFKDTAGGYLTEYSSWSQCTEPAHAVEWNIILFSILIAFSGLQVIICFLKVMAELKQILCGTYSVFIQPGII from the exons ATGGGTTTGCAAAAATGCAGAGGCTGTTTGAGTTGTCTGTTGATACCTCTTGCACTTTGGAGTATTGTTGTTAATATCCTGTTATACTTCCCTAATGGGAAAACTTCATACGCTACCAGTAACCAGCTCACCAACTACGTGTGGTATTTTGAAGGAATATGTTTCTCTGGCGTGATG ATGCTTCTGTTAGCAGCACTTCTAATAACATTGGAGCGTAACACGTTCTATCAATGCTGCCAGAGCGAGAGCTGTAACAAAACATACAGG AGTTTCATTTCAGTTGTGTTAGCCCTGCTTGGAATTGCTTTTTCTGGATATAGTGTCATCATCTCTACTTTGGGCTTAGTCCAAGGCCCATTCTGCAATACGCCAGCTGGCTGGGGTTATATCTTCAAAGACACTGCAGGGGG TTACCTCACTGAGTACAGTTCCTGGTCTCAGTGCACTGAGCCTGCGCATGCAGTGGAATGGAACATCATTTTATTCTCTATTCTCATAGCCTTTAGTGGACTTCAAGTGATCATCTGCTTTCTCAAAGTGATGGCTGAATTAAAACAGATACTCTGTGGGACCTACTCTGTCTTTATACAG CCGGGGATTATCTAA